A single window of Aspergillus puulaauensis MK2 DNA, chromosome 5, nearly complete sequence DNA harbors:
- a CDS encoding uncharacterized protein (COG:O;~EggNog:ENOG410PZ95;~InterPro:IPR001338;~PFAM:PF01185;~SECRETED:SignalP(1-15);~go_component: GO:0009277 - fungal-type cell wall [Evidence IEA];~go_function: GO:0005199 - structural constituent of cell wall [Evidence IEA]) — MKFLATVLFAAIAMASPQSDGGGAGNSDIKFPVDPELTIQQAEAKCGNDAQVFCCNKAMYTHDITTSDTDPLPGVVQTALGGGPGGDGLGLFGQCKDMTARVPVLNVVGGGVDRKAAESCKRNIACCPSSSAESNGNLVGADKPCVAVGSLL, encoded by the exons ATGAAATTCCTCGCCACTGTCCTCTTTGCCGCTATTGCTATGGCTTCCCCCCAGTCTGATGGGGGTGGGGCGGGCAACAGCGATATCAAGTTCCCCGTGGACCCGGAATTGACCATACAACAGGCCGAAGCCAAGTGTGGAAATGATGCCCAAGTCTTCTGCTGTAACAAGGCTATGTATACCCATGATATCACCACTAGCGACACCGATCCCCTCCCGGGTGTTGTGCAGACTGCTCTTGGCGGTGGCCCCGGGGGTGACGGTCTAGGTCTCTTCGGCCAGTGTAAAGATATGACTGCCCGGG TCCCCGTCCTAAAtgtcgttggtggtggtgttgaccGGAAGGCGGCCGAGTCTTGCAAGCGCAATATTGCCTGCTGtccaagctccagcgccGAGTCG AACGGCAACTTAGTTGGCGCCGATAAGCCTTGCGTTGCTGTTGGCTCTTTGCTGTAA
- a CDS encoding uncharacterized protein (COG:G;~EggNog:ENOG410QDHX;~InterPro:IPR011701,IPR036259;~PFAM:PF07690;~TransMembrane:10 (i72-88o112-130i142-160o202-220i240-260o347-366i373-392o398-419i431-452o464-485i);~go_function: GO:0022857 - transmembrane transporter activity [Evidence IEA];~go_process: GO:0055085 - transmembrane transport [Evidence IEA]), giving the protein MSSNTIAKDMSTTANSDGRGKEPPTNDSPRERDPVVVSQQDVDDTTYFYNTNKGNVRPLTPEIEGKIIRRNFWFLLGQTWWISFLIHLDKSSLSSASTMGIFNDVDMTKNEYNVLFTLFYVGYLIALWPGAWLSQRVGHKQFITASLFLWAVLIGVHPAVRTGRQLMAVRFLLGMTESQVVPSTAILHQAFFPPKKSPWVQLLWWTAGSLANVLLTMVAYKLLKDESAGVLASSISSWKWLHIMCAIITFAIFVPLVLFLPNSPVEAKWLSTEQKVHTIEIIRKTRAGITNSTFKWSQVRECFTDVKTWLFIFHMFFNELPSNTSAQVPLIIVGFGFTPAQSALFNVAKPLWGCVLLLVSAAMLYGTDLGTGYTCAISYLPCIIGGIIELSSPWSNKVALVVGTQISSFKPSYLLGLSWAGTTTTGHTKKICLMSSCVVAAAVANMISPEFWQSKYSPRYVLPWSFMTAFWIISPAMCLIIRFYLDRENRRRKQLLAEQGDESERDEVIDTGTEIVKVKDSDLDRTDRQNLEFVYPL; this is encoded by the exons ATGTCAAGCAATACAATTGCCAAAGACATGTCCACCACTGCTAATAGCGATGGCCGTGGAAAAGAGCCCCCCACCAACGATTCTCCCCGCGAAAGAGATCCGGTTGTCGTCAGCCAGCAAGACGTCGACGACACGACGTACTTctacaacaccaacaaggGCAACGTTCGGCCTCTCACTCCTGAAATTGAAGGCAAAATCATCCGTCGCAACTTTTGGTTCCTCCTCGGGCAGACATGGTGGATATCCTTCTTGATCCACCTTGACAAGTCGTCGCTATCGTCTGCCAGCACCATGGGTATCTTCAACGATGTCGATATGACAAAGAATGAGTACAATGTACTCTTCACGCTGTTTTATGTCGGCTACTTAATCGCTCTCTGGCCTGGTGCTTGGCTCTCTCAACGAGTTGGCCACAAACAATTCATCACTGCTTCGCTTTTCCTCTGGGCTGTTTTGATAGGTGTCCATCCAGCTGTCCGGACAGGCAGGCAGCTGATGGCTGTACGCTTCCTCCTAGGCATG ACAGAGTCACAGGTCGTGCCGTCCACTGCGATCCTCCACCAGGCATTCTTTCCCCCGAAGAAGAGCCCCTGGGTCCAGCTGCTATGGTGGACGGCTGGAAGCTTAGCAAATGTCCTTCTTACTATGGTTGCCTACAAGCTTCTCAAAGATGAAAGCGCGGGTGTTCTTGCTAGCAGTATTTCCTCCTGGAAATGGCTTCACATTATGTGTGCTATTATAACATTTGCGATCTTTGTCCCACTTGTATTATTCCTCCCTAATTCGCCTGTAGAGGCAAAGTGGCTTTCGACGGAGCAAAAGGTCCATACGATCGAAATCATTCGCAAAACACGCGCAGGGATTACAAATTCGACATTCAAGTGGTCCCAGGTGCGTGAATGCTTTACCGATGTCAAGACTTGGTTATTTAT ATTCCACATGTTCTTTAATGAGCTTCCAAGCAATACCTCAGCACAGGTACCCCTTATTATTGTGGGGTTTGGATTTACCCCTGCTCAGAGTGCTCTTTTCAACGTTGCGAAGCCTCTTTGGGGCTGTGTATTGCTCCTTGTTTCAGCCGCGATGCTATATGGCACAGACCTTGGTACGGGCTACACGTGTGCAATATCTTATCTTCCCTGCATTATTGGAGGTATTATTGAG CTCTCTTCCCCATGGTCAAACAAAGTAGCCTTGGTCGTGGGAACACAAATCTCATCCTTCAAGCCATCCTATCTTCTCGGCCTTTCGTGGGCTGGAACGACTACAACAGGACATACCAAGAAGATCTGTCTCATGTCCTCGTGTGTCGTGGCTGCAGCTGTCGCCAATATGATTTCACCAGA ATTCTGGCAGTCCAAGTATAGCCCGCGATACGTGCTGCCCTGGTCCTTCATGACGGCCTTTTGGATAATCTCTCCGGCTATGTGTCTTATCATTCGCTTTTACCTTGACCGCGAAAACCGACGTCGGAAGCAACTCCTTGCTGAGCAGGGCGACGAATCGGAAAGAGACGAAGTGATCGATACGGGGACTGAGATTGTAAAGGTCAAAGATTCAGATTTAGATCGGACGGACCGACAGAATCTGGAATTCGTCTATCCTCTGTAG
- a CDS encoding uncharacterized protein (COG:S;~EggNog:ENOG410Q2PF;~InterPro:IPR013087,IPR011990,IPR002893;~PFAM:PF13374,PF13424;~go_function: GO:0005515 - protein binding [Evidence IEA]), with amino-acid sequence MDTLVSTQQCKHCEKVFFNRSLWQEHYDWHTAIQLQLGRVARGQSVNEPESRADTIDQINSLVSRLQLQSDDVDRKGRPDSLRGENRIESNLLPTRAQMEQYLQNAIADFPPYESGGIENVVSEPTIKCPDCDFRFYTREQRDEHHLSKYCRGNEIAVYIMTIDSSALGGYRVYKESIPFESKTAHFKCGKCHNFFTTDTERKQHETSHPIEQRKCPHCEKILQSQYELEEHYLWHDDMHLSQHIERRVEGMKQQQGASQAWNNIGADITDPVTASPRHVQNPWNRKGGFPQYDGDVVAISLFSAEDLEMRYAPDGVLKDLSKETAHLRLSSGVSNKVDDSTTQKKRSYRKSLKSLLGGRREDTSRSPSRHSQRTSLGSSPNVSAARDLPKNDVQEHMEWQLFYRYSRPAWVLTHDRSQHVEVHAAEDHRTHESHPSRIPSLSSRLSPEELQSRFESLMGEIADYATHGAVANKAELEGLMSEITSAELMSRAHLEKLYAWFENERKQDSSNNGEIETLSGLPVLGYGSPSRVLARDHARRARLITGQDLSRIACHAIGPPRGSLDVVRMALGRCGEAALAQGRMRDAERTYTEMFRAMRALYGDEQLQFILLAHLASNVYKKNGNMPNAAGMYMQALRCSQGLYGLRSVNNFTMLTNLAVYYEDIGRLDDAAALYRRSARGRINAGEKEDALMNIQELSAVYRKMGKDQDALRFIQEAYTGYTQVVGPDHRMTLLTLNNLAAFLFAAGSTERAQSLLGPALPAMTRVLGLDDPVTWGSVCNFVMYYAGSSFPPAITRVIEQYMAQNTPASLKVLNGIGDHYGKNNLTRKAMETYRALHGKSMSLLGPSHPETWSSLYAYAYTLDRLGETGEALKQYRLLVSQPQARSLLPRSQGDGAQAAVQDLSRKQAALDKEKAEWGLTTAHKCSLQACSNSTLRFCSDCSLVRFCSPACQREDRSHHGACIPSVTLTESAFTIVQSPLDKSSVVKEAEFLFTQLQLPRRPSCESARDVFINPNNFTTIRISKRPSHILSFQANPGLDLRFMIHRSTPFEWLTPKTSNMLCMLGDVEDSFIVVAPGQSMMKGQVAARDKVFGTESGNVDIPDQNLVEFAQTAAPGDGEFVLGFMVTEWAV; translated from the exons ATGGACACGCTGGTGAGCACTCAGCAGTGCAAGCACTGTGAGAAGGTCTTTTTCAACCG GTCGCTCTGGCAAGAGCATTATGACTGGCATACTGCCATCCAGCTTCAGTTAGGCCGCGTAGCTCGGGGTCAGTCAGTCAACGAGCCCGAGTCGAGGGCAGACACAATAGATCAAATCAACAGTTTAGTCTCCCGCCTGCAATTGCAGAgcgatgatgtcgacagGAAAGGCCGTCCCGACTCCTTGAGAGGCGAGAATCGAATTGAATCGAATCTACTCCCAACCCGGGCCCAAATGGAACAGTATCTGCAAAACGCAATTGCGGACTTCCCCCCGTACGAAAGTGGAGGGATCGAGAACGTCGTTTCAGAGCCGACAATCAAGTGTCCAGACTGTGATTTCCGCTTCTATACACG AGAGCAACGTGACGAGCATCACCTTTCAAAATACTGCCGGGGAAACGAGATCGCTGTCTACATCATGACGATCGACAG CTCAGCTCTTGGAGGGTACCGGGTATACAAAGAAAGCATTCCCTTTGAAAGCAAAACGGCACATTTCAAGTGCGGAAAGTGTCATAATTTCTTCACCACGGATACAGAAAGGAAGCAGCATGAGACGAGCC ATCCGATCGAGCAACGCAAATGCCCCCACTGCGAGAAAATACTCCAAAGCCA GTACGAGCTTGAGGAGCATTACTTGTGGCATGATGACATGCACCTCAGCCAGCACATTGAGCGTAGGGTAGAGGGAATGAAGCAGCAACAAGGTGCATCCCAGGCGTGGA ATAATATAGGGGCAGATATTACGGACCCAGTGACGGCCTCCCCGCGCCATGTCCAGAACCCCTGGAATCGGAAGG GCGGCTTCCCGCAGTACGATGGTGACGTCGTGGCGATCAGTCTTTTTAGCgcagaagatctggagatgC GATATGCGCCAGATGGCGTGTTGAAAGACCTGTCGAAGGAGACCGCCCATCTCCGTTTATCAAGCGGCGTCAGCAACAAGGTTGACGACTCCACAACACAGAAGAAACGCTCATACAGGAAGTCACTTAAGAGCCTGCTCGGTG GTCGAAGGGAAGACACTTCCCGGTCTCCCTCCCGTCATTCACAACGCACATCCCTCGGGAGCAGCCCAAATGTGAGCGCTGCGCGAGACTTGCCGAAGAATGATGTACAGGAACATATGGAATGGCAGCTCTTCTATCGCTATAGCCGTCCTGCCTGGGTTCTGACACACGATCGAAGTCAACACGTTGAAGTGCATGCAGCAGAGGACCACCGGACCCACGAAAGTCATCCATCTCGAATCCCGAGTCTTTCCAGCAGGTTGAGCCCAGAAGAGCTGCAATCCCGTTTCGAAAGTCTCATGGGCGAGATAGCAGACTATGCAACCCACGGCGCTGTTGCGAACAAAGCCGAATTGGAGGGCCTAATGAGTGAAATCACCTCCGCGGAGCTTATGAGTAGGGCTCATCTCGAGAAGCTTTACGCGTGGTTCGAGAATGAACGAAAGCAGGACTCATCCAACAACGGCGAAATTGAAACTCTGTCTGGTCTTCCGGTTCTCGGCTATGGATCCCCTTCACGGGTCCTTGCGCGGGACCATGCCAGGAGAGCAAGACTGATAACCGGGCAGGATTTAAGTAGGATTGCTTGTCATGCAATTGGTCCCCCACGCGGATCCCTTGATGTCGTCCGAATGGCGCTTGGGAGGTGTGGAGAGGCAGCCCTGGCCCAGGGACGCATGCGGGATGCCGAACGAACATATACAGAGATGTTTCGGGCCATGCGGGCACTTTACGGTGACGAACAGCTGCAATTTATACTCCTCGCCCATCTTGCCAGTAACGTGTACAAGAAGAATGGCAACATGCCGAATGCCGCAGGAATGTACATGCAGGCCCTTCGGTGCAGTCAGGGATTATACGGCCTGAGAAGCGTGAATAACTTTACCATGCTGACCAACCTAGCCGTCTACTATGAGGATATCGGCCGACTCGATGATGCAGCAGCGCTCTATCGCCGCTCGGCAAGGGGGCGAATCAATgccggggagaaggaggatgccCTCATGAATATACAGGAGCTCTCGGCCGTGTATCGGAAGATGGGGAAAGATCAGGATGCCTTGCGGTTCATTCAGGAGGCATATACTGGGTATACCCAGGTAGTAGGGCCGGACCATCGAATGACGCTGTTGACGCTGAACAACTTGGCCGCCTTTCTTTTCGCAGCAGGCTCTACTGAACGCGCACAGTCACTGCTCGGTCCAGCCCTCCCGGCTATGACACGAGTCCTCGGACTGGACGATCCAGTCACTTGGGGCTCAGTGTGCAATTTTGTCATGTACTACGCGGGCTCAAGCTTTCCTCCCGCCATCACGCGGGTCATTGAACAATACATGGCACAGAACACGCCGGCGTCTCTGAAAGTCCTCAATGGCATTGGCGATCATTACGGAAAGAATAATTTGACCCGAAAGGCCATGGAGACATACCGCGCTCTCCACGGAAAGAGCATGTCTCTCTTAGGTCCCTCCCATCCGGAAACGTGGAGCTCACTGTACGCATATGCGTACACGTTGGATCGGCTCGGCGAGACAGGCGAAGCGTTGAAGCAATATCGCCTGCTTGTCTCGCAGCCACAGGCCCGATCGCTACTACCCCGGTCCCAGGGCGATGGAGCACAGGCTGCCGTGCAGGACTTAAGTCGAAAGCAGGCTGCCCTGGATAAGGAAAAGGCAGAATGGGGATTAACTACAGCCCATAAATGCTCGTTACAGGCCTGCAGTAACTCCACGCTAAGGTTTTGTTCAG ACTGCAGCCTGGTGCGGTTCTGCTCACCAGCGTGCCAACGAGAAGACAGGTCCCACCACGGGGCGTGCATTCCTTCGGTGACGCTCACCGAGTCCGCATTCACGATCGTCCAGAGCCCATTAGACAAGTCCTCCGTGGTCAAAGAAGCCGAGTTCCTCTTCactcagctgcagctgcccCGTCGACCGAGCTGCGAGTCCGCGAGAGACGTCTTCATCAATCCCAACAACTTCACCACCATTCGGATATCAAAACGGCCTTCCCACATCCTCAGCTTCCAGGCGAACCCGGGCCTGGATCTCCGATTCATGATTCATCGTTCGACACCGTTTGAATGGCTGACGCCTAAAACATCAAACATGCTTTGCATGTTGGGTGACGTCGAAGACTCTTTCATTGTTGTTGCGCCTGGCCAATCTATGATGAAGGGGCAAGTAGCAGCGCGGGACAAAGTTTTTGGCACTGAGTCTGGGAATGTGGATATTCCAGACCAGAATCTCGTTGAGTTTGCCCAGACCGCGGCGCCAGGTGATGGGGAGTTTGTTCTGGGGTTTATGGTGACAGAATGGGCTGTATGA
- a CDS encoding uncharacterized protein (SECRETED:SignalP(1-20)): MKFTVLSAILAAALSQTVLGQEGESYGAINLYGPDINDAYPAESVCISLQDDRYNPVPNTFLPVSNTWNANHFIAIVSSPKPVETIQIQGSSGIQCTFYSEVDCEGDHITLDSGGHSFEHEPLVVGSWKCTLAA, translated from the exons ATGAAGTTCACCGTGTTAAGTGCGATACTTGCAGCTGCGCTGAGTCAAACAGTCCTCGGGCAAGAGGGCGAAAGTTACGGCGCG attaatctatatGGCCCGGATATCAACGATGCCTATCCAGCAGAGAGTGTCTGCATTTCTCTTCAGGATGACAGGTACAACCCAGTCCCTAATACTTTTCTCCCAGTGTCGAATACATGGAACGCTAATCACTTTATTGCCATTGTCTCTAGTCCAAAGCCTGTGGAAACAATCCAAATTCAGGGTTCTTCTGGCATCCAGTGCACCTTCTATTC GGAAGTCGACTGCGAAGGTGACCACATCACTTTGGACTCTGGAGGCCATAGCTTTGAACACGAGCCGTTAGTCGTTGGCAGCTGGAAGTGTACTCTGGCAGCTTAA
- the URG1_1 gene encoding uracil-regulated protein 1 (COG:H;~EggNog:ENOG410PG38;~InterPro:IPR036144,IPR000926,IPR022163,IPR032677;~PFAM:PF00925,PF12471;~go_function: GO:0003935 - GTP cyclohydrolase II activity [Evidence IEA];~go_process: GO:0009231 - riboflavin biosynthetic process [Evidence IEA]), translating into MGSNQPTGSNGHNGTSSTDERIILTTYPGQSVVNPVPLKWGAADPQERGPVLVSRASKTITRRNAIGAHGGSYSVYNAIAIAAGDLPRNFQPSFENTHPTFNFPPQQAWGDKSKIVAMDPFGHETARLFKSHLDAGLDIRPTIAVTRATMRLAEVTESLKAGRIRDDGDVIINKEGDVRVTKAAVEPVWYLPGVAERFGIDEGTLRRTLFEQCGGSYPELITRPDIKVFLPPIGGLTVYIFGPPERVSDPSFKLTLRIHDECNGSDVFQSDICTCRPYLAFGIEEAIKEAQNGGSGVAIYFRKEGRALGEVVKYLVYNARKRGGDTADKYFARTENIAGVRDMRFQALMPDILHWLGIKKIDRMLSMSNMKHDAIVEQGIPILERVPIPDHMIPQDSRVEIDAKINSGYFTTGKKLTDEELSKIEGRGWQNWEDVAH; encoded by the exons ATGGGGTCTAATCAGCCGACAGGCTCAAACGGACATAATGGCACATCGAGTACCGACGAACGCATCATT TTGACGACTTATCCCGGGCAGAGTGTCGTGAATCCGGTGCCACTGAAATGGGGAGCTGCGGATCCTCAGGAGCGCGGACCCGTCTTGGTGTCTCGGGCGTCAAAGACCATCACGAGGCGCAATGCAATTGGAGCCCACGGCGGAAGTTACTCTGTCTACAATGCTATCGCTATAGCTGCTGGAGACCTGCCGCGCAACTTCCAGCCCAGCTTCGAGAACACGCATCCGACATTTAACTTCCCGCCTCAGCAAGCATGGGGGGACAAGTCCAAGATTGTTGCAATGGACCCTTTCGGCCATGAAACAGCCAGGCTCTTCAAGAGCCATCTAGACGCGGGCCTCGATATTCGACCGACAATCGCTGTGACAAGGGCGACTATGCGGTTAGCCGAGGTTACTGAGTCTCTGAAGGCAGGCCGTATCCGGGACGACGGCGATGTTATTATCAACAAGGAGGGAGACGTCCGCGTCACCAAAGCGGCTGTCGAACCCGTATGGTATCTCCCAGGTGTCGCCGAGAGATTCGGCATCGACGAGGGCACTCTGCGCCGGACTCTATTCGAACAGTGTGGTGGCAGTTATCCTGAACTCATCACGCGCCCCGATATCAAAGTCTTCCTGCCTCCAATCGGGGGACTGACGGTGTACATCTTCGGGCCACCCGAGCGTGTATCAGACCCAAGCTTCAAACTTACACTCCGTATCCACGATGAATGCAACGGCTCAGATGTCTTCCAGTCAGACATTTGTACCTGCCGCCCTTATCTTGCCTTTGGCATTGAAGAGGCGATCAAGGAGGCTCAGAATGGCGGGTCAGGAGTCGCAATCTATTTCCGAAAGGAGGGACGAGCCCTTGGTGAAGTAGTGAAATACCTGGTGTATAACGCACGCAAACGTGGTGGTGACACGGCGGACAAGTATTTCGCCAGGACCGAGAACATCGCCGGTGTGAGAGAT ATGCGCTTCCAGGCCCTCATGCCTGACATTCTGCACTGGCTCGGCATCAAGAAGATTGATCGCATGCTTTCCATGTCGAATATGAAGCATGATGCGATAGTGGAGCAGGGAATTCCAATCCTTGAGCGGGTTCCCATACCAGACC ATATGATCCCCCAGGACTCTCGTGTGGAGATTGACGCAAAGATCAATTCCGGGTACTTCACCACGGGCAAGAAGCTCACGGATGAAGAACTGTCCAAGATCGAGGGTCGCGGATGGCAGAATTGGGAAGATGTCGCCCATTAA
- a CDS encoding uncharacterized protein (COG:S;~EggNog:ENOG410PPP9;~InterPro:IPR013087;~TransMembrane:3 (o260-282i289-307o313-330i)), with translation MHCIHCSQEFSNQSQLMAHYDEHAEIQRRVHPGRIYGARYETKSHTIPPGCAETDPEQASSTDRGKDSFRLKEQQTGKQTQRLSDISQFMSQDNGLLVFRRFSRLSIQSLVHMQTEIAELEDCVREQSDSAGTTPWGSPRDQLMDTLSAKLEKYHKALLLQSQLVKLKRPEDEFIQILSDWAADSQLLSEADGAFLADQPDLRRDLVSLDSGAERKVWAYRVVERLVWRLLVKDKKRSGATVYDHGGTLYTYNDEAVATVVRVVLTIFTAALLILPIILLYFFRTGASALIVVTVCTVAVAVLIALSTDCRNHEILMAAAAYGAVMIVYVEH, from the exons ATGCACTGCATCCACTGCTCCCAAGAGTTTTCCAATCA ATCACAATTGATGGCCCACTATGATGAGCACGCGGAGATTCAGCGTCGAGTTCACCCCGGGCGAATATATGGAGCCCGCTACGAGACAAAGAGCCACACAATCCCGCCAG GCTGTGCTGAAACCGACCCAGAACAGGCCTCATCTACTGATCGTGGCAAGGATTCATTCCGCCTGAAGGAGCAACAGACGGGCAAACAAACACAACGGCTCTCCGACATCAGCCAGTTTATGAGCCAGGACAACGGCCTGCTTGTATTTCGTCGCTTTTCCAGGCTGAGTATCCAAAGCCTCGTCCACATGCAGACCGAGATTGCGGAACTGGAAGATTGCGTAAGAGAACAAAGTGATTCAGCGGGCACAACCCCGTGGGGCAGTCCCCGGGATCAGCTCATGGATACCCTCTCAGCGAAGCTTGAGAAATACC ACAAAGCCCTGCTGCTCCAGTCACAGCTGGTCAAGCTGAAACGCCCGGAAGATGAGTTTATCCAAATTCTTAGCGACTGGGCAGCAGACTCTCAGCTTCTCAGCGAAGCAGATGGCGCATTTTTAGCCGATCAGCCTGACCTTCGAAGGGACTTGGTGTCGTTGGACTCCGGCGCCGAACGGAAAGTCTGGGCCTACCGGGTCGTGGAAAGACTGGTCTGGAGGCTGCTTGTCAAG GACAAAAAGCGCAGTGGGGCTACCGTATACGACCATGGAGGCACGCTCTACACGTACAATGACGAGGCTGTCGCGACGGTCGTCCGTGTGGTGCTGACCATCTTCACCGCCGCGCTTCTCATTCTCCCAATCATTCTCCTCTACTTCTTCAGGACGGGGGCAAGCGCTCTTATAGTGGTTACAGTATGCACTGTCGCCGTGGCGGTTCTGATTGCATTATCCACCGATTGTCGGAATCACGAAATCCTGATGGCAGCCGCAGC ATATGGTGCCGTCATGATAGTCTACGTCGAGCACTGA
- a CDS encoding uncharacterized protein (COG:G;~EggNog:ENOG410PVSH;~InterPro:IPR020846,IPR011701,IPR036259;~PFAM:PF07690;~TransMembrane:12 (i21-47o59-76i88-112o118-141i148-170o182-202i223-246o258-276i288-306o312-337i349-367o379-403i);~go_function: GO:0022857 - transmembrane transporter activity [Evidence IEA];~go_process: GO:0055085 - transmembrane transport [Evidence IEA]) encodes MHHESEVNGYNYPEGGLRANLVVAGSFSSIMGGLGLMNSIGIYQAWISAHQLSSLDAGQIGWIFGLYNFMVFFCGIQIGPVFDSRGPLLLMCTGSALLVIAFICMGFCTLYWHFLVVIGILGGMGTSFIFIVPVACIGHYFCRRRGAATGLALSGGSIGGVIFPLVLEILAPRIGFAWATRVIGLITLVLLIPGVLLVRANLPPKPPSAKVFLPDLSILKDPVLALTTMGVFFIEWGFFIPLEYIASYSLETGIDRRTAYLMVVFLNAGSFPGRWLPGILADRFGRFNTLLLTNIICLVSVLAVWMPAAGNVVAVIIFSVVFGFASGSNISLVPVCVGELCPVENYGRYYTTVYTIVSFGALTGVPIAGEILQRCNGKYWGLIAFAGCAYAAGIACFSVAVWFRRRGKEAHSTVKTSFETREEPMTLS; translated from the exons ATGCACCACGAGTCCGAAGTCAATGGATACAACTACCCAGAAGGCGGCTTGCGGGCCAACCTCGTCGTGGCTGGAAGCTTCAGTTCCATCATGGGCGGACTGGGCCTGATGAACAGCATCGGCATCTACCAGGCCTGGATTTCAGCGCACCAACTCTCGTCCCTGGACGCCGGGCAAATAGGGTGGATCTTTGGTCTCTACAACTTCATGGTTTTCTTCTGCGGTATCCAGATCGGTCCTGTTTTCGATTCGCGCGGCCCGCTCCTGCTAATGTGCACCGGGTCTGCATTGCTCGTTATCGCCTTCATCTGCATGGGCTTTTGCACGCTGTACTGGCATTTCCTCGTTGTCATTGGCATCCTAGGTGGTATGGgcaccagcttcatcttcattgTCCCCGTGGCGTGTATCGGCCATTACTTCTGCCGAAGACGCGGCGCGGCCACGGGGCTGGCGTTATCGGGGGGCAGCATTGGGGGCGTGATATTCCCGCTTGTACTCGAGATACTGGCACCAAGAATTGGATTCGCGTGGGCGACTCGAGTAATCGGTCTGATTACGCTCGTCCTCTTGATCCCGGGCGTGTTGCTCGTCCGCGCGAATCTCCCACCCAAACCGCCCTCAGCTAAGGTGTTTTTGCCTGATCTTTCGATCCTCAAGGACCCTGTTCTGGCTCTAACCACGATGGGCGTGTTCTTCATTGAGTGGGGGTTCTTCATCCCGCTGGAGTATATCGCTTCGTACTCCCTGGAAACAGGCATCGACCGCCGAACAGCATACCTGATGGTAGTCTTCCTCAACGCGGGCTCATTCCCCGGTCGTTGGCTTCCGGGTATTCTAGCAGATAGGTTCGGCCGATTCAACACACTGCTTTTAACAAACATCATATGCCTGGTCTCTGTGCTGGCCGTCTGGATGCCGGCAGCCGGGAACGTTGTCGCAGTCATTATATTCTCGGTTGTATTTGGTTTCGCGAGCGGAAGCAATATTAGCCTCGTACCTGTATGCGTCGGTGAACTGTGTCCAGTTGAGAACTATGGTCGGTATTATACGACTGTGTATACCATTGTTAGCTTTGG GGCTTTGACTGGGGTCCCAATCGCAGGAGAAATTCTTCAACGCTGTAATGGAAAATACTGGGGACTGATTGCTTTTGCTGGGTGTGCATATGCGGCTGGAATTGCGTGCTTTTCAGTTGCTGTGTGGTTTCGGCGGAGAGGAAAGGAGGCTCACAGCACGGTCAAAACCAGCTTCGAGACCAGAGAAGAGCCGATGACTTTATCCTGA